A part of Mustela erminea isolate mMusErm1 chromosome 9, mMusErm1.Pri, whole genome shotgun sequence genomic DNA contains:
- the KCNJ5 gene encoding G protein-activated inward rectifier potassium channel 4 — MAGDSRNAMNQDMEIGVTPRDPKKIPKQARDYIPIATDRTRLLAEGKKPRQRYMEKSGKCNVHHGNVQETYRYLSDLFTTLVDLKWRFNLLVFTMVYTVTWLFFGFIWWLIAYIRGDLDHVGDQEWIPCVENLSGFVSAFLFSIETETTIGYGFRVITEKCPEGIILLLVQAILGSIVNAFMVGCMFVKISQPKKRAETLMFSNNAVISMRDEKLCLMFRVGDLRNSHIVEASIRAKLIKSRQTKEGEFIPLNQTDINVGFDTGDDRLFLVSPLIISHEINEKSPFWEMSRAQLDQEEFEVVVILEGMVEATGMTCQARSSYMDTEVLWGHRFTPVLTLEKGFYEVDYNTFHDTYETNTPSCCAKELAEMKREGRLLQYLPSPPLPGGCAETELDTEAEQEGEDEPEGLSGSRENRGSV, encoded by the exons ATGGCTGGCGATTCTAGGAATGCTATGAACCAGGACATGGAGATTGGAGTCACTCCCAGGGACCCGAAGAAGATTCCCAAACAGGCCCGCGATTACATCCCCATCGCCACCGACCGCACTCGCCTGCTAGCGGAAGGCAAGAAGCCCCGCCAGCGCTACATGGAAAAGAGTGGCAAGTGCAACGTTCACCATGGCAACGTCCAAGAAACCTACCGATACCTGAGCGACCTCTTCACCACCCTGGTGGACCTCAAATGGCGCTTCAACCTGCTGGTCTTCACCATGGTCTACACCGTTACTTGGCTGTTCTTTGGTTTCATTTGGTGGCTGATTGCTTACATCCGGGGTGATCTGGACCATGTTGGTGACCAAGAGTGGATTCCTTGTGTTGAAAACCTCAGTGGCTTTGTGTCTGCCTTCCTGTTCTCCATTGAGACTGAAACCACCATCGGGTATGGCTTTCGGGTGATCACAGAGAAGTGTCCAGAGGGAATCATACTTCTCTTGGTCCAGGCCATCCTCGGCTCCATCGTCAATGCCTTCATGGTGGGGTGCATGTTTGTCAAGATCAGTCAGCCAAAGAAGAGAGCAGAGACCCTCATGTTCTCCAACAACGCGGTCATCTCCATGCGGGACGAGAAGCTCTGTCTCATGTTCCGGGTGGGGGACCTTCGCAACTCCCACATTGTGGAGGCCTCGATCCGCGCCAAGCTCATCAAGTCCCGGCAGACCAAAGAAGGGGAGTTCATCCCCCTGAACCAGACGGACATCAACGTGGGCTTCGACACTGGGGATGACCGTCTCTTCCTGGTGTCTCCACTCATCATCTCCCATGAGATCAATGAGAAGAGCCCTTTCTGGGAGATGTCTCGGGCCCAGCTGGATCAGGAGGAATTTGAAGTTGTGGTCATTCTAGAAGGGATGGTGGAGGCAACAG GCATGACTTGCCAAGCACGGAGCTCCTACATGGATACCGAGGTGCTCTGGGGCCACCGATTCACGCCGGTCCTCACACTGGAAAAGGGTTTCTATGAGGTGGACTACAACACCTTCCACGACACGTATGAGACCAACACGCCCAGCTGCTGTGCCAAGGAGCTGGCGGAGATGAAGCGGGAAGGCCGGCTCCTCCAGTACCTCCCGAGCCCTCCCCTGCCGGGGGGCTGTGCTGAAACAGAGCTCGATACAGAggctgagcaggagggagaggatgagCCTGAGGGTCTGAGTGGGTCCCGGGAGAACAGGGGCTCTGTGTGA